The Dioscorea cayenensis subsp. rotundata cultivar TDr96_F1 chromosome 7, TDr96_F1_v2_PseudoChromosome.rev07_lg8_w22 25.fasta, whole genome shotgun sequence genome includes a region encoding these proteins:
- the LOC120265244 gene encoding putative disease resistance protein RGA3: MIIQLAVNEDASRVFGREFDKQKIIELLFSDCQNNLRVISIVGMKGVGKTTLAQLVYNDEIVSRYFNLRGWVHVLESYDVLQLIKAITESFGRKLDNSKELNTLQEILKEEMWRKRVLLVLNNICNYKNSFLEFLSISFNGAESVKIIVTSSNDSVAAEFEEMILPYHLHCLHEDESWLLFQHCAFDCHGFHQIGRKIVIKCKGFAFFVFEDARTPP, translated from the coding sequence ATGATAATTCAACTAGCTGTTAATGAGGATGCTTCACGGGTTTTTGGTCGGGAATTTGACAAGCAAAAGATCATTGAATTGTTGTTTTCTGATTGCCAAAACAATCTTCGTGTTATTTCTATTGTTGGCATGAAAGGAGTCGGAAAGACGACACTTGCTCAACTTGTTTACAATGATGAGATAGTAAGCAGATACTTCAACCTAAGGGGATGGGTGCATGTGCTTGAGTCTTATGATGTTCTGCAACTAATAAAAGCAATCACTGAATCTTTTGGGAGGAAACTTGATAATTCAAAGGAGTTGAACACTCTTCAAGAAATTCTCAAAGAGGAGATGTGGCGAAAAAGGGTGTTACTAGTCCTAAACAATATATGCAActacaaaaatagttttttggaGTTCTTATCGATTTCCTTCAATGGTGCTGAATCAGTGAAAATCATTGTAACTTCAAGCAATGATTCAGTTGCTGCTGAGTTTGAGGAAATGATACTTCCTTATCATCTTCACTGCCTCCATGAAGATGAATCCTGGTTGTTGTTTCAGCATTGTGCATTTGATTGTCATGGTTTTCATCAAATCGGTAGGAAGATTGTTATCAAGTGCAAAGGTTTTGCCTTCTTTGTCTTTGAAGATGCTCGGACACCTCCTTAG
- the LOC120265242 gene encoding putative disease resistance protein At3g14460: MASTILCSTINMIHHLDYLILKPSCSSSTSSPSSSNLCATDQQDLKKMKELLKGIQELLSDVDEQACNNGDAQSWLKELKSAVYNAEDILDDLDIELHQCGVEVCSLTPSLVFSIKEMIEKLDDISHRKESLSLSLRVGERFHLYVPNVDHSVVYGREDDRENLVEMLLSEGPDKFSVLPIVGVPGVGKTTFAQMVYNDSRVCEHFRARGWVHFAEDFDEMRLIRAVIESVTLTTCFSYGLDSLQGNLEYVLSGKRFFIVLDDFCSEKQSLWESLRVLLDVGLEGSKVVLITQDELLSELTQSTLFFHLECLPYDTSWLLFQHHAFDCMQTNVSQNLIAIGEKIVKKSSGVPLLVKMFGALLWSETNDMMWNSILGSNQTAFDIFSAVKLSFYQLPVPLQVCLKYCSLFLRNYLFKKDRLVHLWIAQGFVHPLDGKTLEETGFEYFDELFRRSFFQFSYMDQHTFVIHHLIHDFILSISEKECSILNCENICSIPKEACHLSMIPKDSHTVVEFQTLSEPTALRTFLIVNKFLVIKKPEHEWDFHYYLNNHLLHVSLPNDLFLMLQCLRALDLSDIGISSLPDSIGHLKSLRFLGLNKTNIRRLPASICKLHHLQTLELQDCLDLRELPKEIARLINLHHLEIPKSVRFVLLPCGIGKLTRLQTLPVFYVGRNIEHYVIIEMKHLENIKGELHIAGLHNVLNAEDAKEANLVGKQYIEKLTLEWSWKYDDLHSEGLDRWTLEDFMLHGVEVEESNVTAMLQEQYLGECKASVVSQDSDDTWIERIDVQARSVDPKKARKKTIWRNRKVTDFQDMVFEHLQPHQNVQELVILFYKGSSFPKWLGNSSFSKLVSITMKGCYNCKVLPPLGQLPSLKSLCIEDFVKVKRIGAEFYGDKSVCIVPFPSLQTLEFNGLRSCEGFNGVGLQQIASLQSLKIQNCPKLQFSAAQEIPPKLWHLEIVKCPLLIEWCHAHESSKLANIKQLILNKKGYYPFG; encoded by the coding sequence ATGGCTTCCACCATTCTATGTTCAACCATAAACATGATCCACCACTTGGATTATCTCATACTAAAGCCTTCctgttcatcatcaacatcatcaccatcatcatccaaTCTATGTGCCACTGATCAGCAAGATCTCAAGAAGATGAAGGAATTGCTTAAGGGAATCCAAGAACTTCTCAGTGATGTTGATGAGCAAGCATGCAACAATGGAGATGCTCAAAGTTGGCTGAAGGAGCTCAAATCTGCTGTCTATAATGCTGAAGACATACTGGATGATCTTGATATTGAACTTCATCAATGTGGAGTGGAGGTATGCAGTTTGACCCCTTCTCTTGTGTTTAGTATCAAAGAGATGATTGAGAAGTTAGATGATATTTCACATAGAAAAGAGTCTCTAAGCTTGTCACTAAGGGTAGGTGAGAGATTTCATTTGTATGTCCCAAATGTAGACCATTCTGTTGTTTATGGGAGGGAAGATGATAGGGAGAACTTAGTTGAAATGTTATTGTCTGAAGGACCAGATAAGTTTAGTGTTCTTCCAATTGTGGGTGTTCCCGGTGTTGGGAAGACAACCTTTGCTCAAATGGTGTACAATGATTCAAGGGTGTGTGAGCATTTTAGAGCAAGGGGTTGGGTTCATTTTGCTGAAGATTTCGATGAAATGAGGCTAATCAGAGCAGTCATAGAGTCTGTAACACTAACAACTTGCTTTTCGTATGGATTGGATTCCCTTCAAGGAAATCTTGAGTATGTGTTGAGTGGGAAAaggttttttattgttttagatGATTTCTGTTCTGAGAAACAAAGCCTTTGGGAGAGTTTACGAGTTCTATTAGATGTCGGTCTAGAAGGGAGTAAAGTTGTTTTAATCACACAGGATGAGTTGCTTTCGGAGTTAACCCAATCAACATTGTTCTTTCACTTGGAATGTTTGCCTTATGATACTAGTTGGCTTCTATTTCAGCATCATGCATTTGATTGTATGCAAACTAACGTTAGTCAGAACTTGATAGCTATTGGGGAAAAGATTGTCAAAAAGTCTAGTGGCGTGCCTTTGTTAGTGAAGATGTTTGGAGCCCTTCTATGGTCTGAAACAAATGACATGATGTGGAATTCTATCTTGGGAAGTAATCAAACagcatttgatattttttctgCAGTAAAATTGAGCTTCTATCAGTTACCAGTGCCATTGCAAGTGTGTCTGAAATATTGTTCATTGTTTCTTAGAAACTATCTATTCAAGAAAGATCGATTAGTCCATCTCTGGATCGCACAAGGATTTGTTCACCCTTTAGATGGCAAAACATTAGAAGAAACAGGATTTGAGTACTTTGATGAATTATTTAGAAGGTCATTCTTTCAATTCTCATATATGGATCAGCATACATTTGTGATTCATCATCTCATTCATGACTTCATACTATCTATTTCAGAAAAAGAATGCTCTATTTTAAACTGTGAAAACATCTGCTCCATTCCTAAGGAAGCTTGTCACTTATCGATGATCCCGAAAGATAGTCATACGGTTGTTGAATTCCAGACCTTATCTGAACCTACTGCACTGCGGACATTTCTGATCGTTAACAAATTTCTAGTTATCAAAAAGCCAGAACATGAATGGGATTTTCACTACTATCTAAACAATCATCTCTTGCATGTTTCATTGCCAAATGATTTATTTCTGATGTTGCAATGCTTACGGGCACTGGACTTGAGTGACATTGGTATCAGTAGTTTGCCAGATTCAATAGGCCATTTGAAGAGCTTGCGCTTTCTCGGTCTCAATAAAACCAATATCAGAAGGTTGCCGGCATCGATTTGCAAACTTCACCACTTGCAAACCTTAGAATTGCAGGATTGTCTTGATCTTCGAGAACTACCAAAGGAAATTGCAAGACTAATCAACCTACACCATCTTGAAATTCCAAAAAGCGTTAGATTCGTTCTTCTTCCTTGCGGAATCGGTAAGTTAACAAGGCTTCAAACATTACCAGTCTTCTATGTGGGAAGAAACATTGAGCATTATGTCATCATCGAGATGAAGCACTTGGAGAACATCAAAGGGGAGCTTCACATTGCAGGGCTCCACAATGTCTTGAATGCTGAAGATGCAAAGGAAGCCAACTTGGTGGGAAAACAGTATATTGAGAAGTTGACTCTAGAATGGTCTTGGAAATATGATGACTTGCACAGTGAGGGCCTTGATCGATGGACGTTGGAGGATTTCATGCTTCATGGAGTAGAAGTTGAAGAAAGTAACGTGACAGCAATGCTGCAAGAGCAGTATCTCGGGGAATGCAAGGCGTCAGTAGTTTCTCAAGACTCAGATGACACATGGATTGAAAGAATCGACGTACAAGCTCGGTCTGTCGACCCAAAGAAAGCAAGGAAGAAGACAATATGGCGCAACAGAAAAGTTACTGATTTTCAAGACATGGTTTTTGAGCACCTCCAGCCTCACCAGAACGTTCAAGAGTTAGTCATACTATTTTACAAAGGAAGTAGTTTTCCAAAATGGTTGGGAAACAGTTCCTTCTCTAAATTGGTGTCAATCACAATGAAAGGTTGCTATAACTGCAAAGTTCTGCCACCACTTGGACAGCTTCCATCACTGAAGTCTCTTTGCATTGAAGATTTTGTGAAGGTGAAGCGGATTGGTGCTGAGTTCTATGGTGATAAAAGTGTGTGCATTGTTCCATTTCCTTCACTGCAGACACTAGAGTTCAATGGATTGCGCAGCTGTGAGGGATTCAATGGAGTGGGACTGCAGCAGATTGCATCACTTCAAAGTTTGAAGATACAGAACTGCCCTAAGCTGCAATTTTCTGCAGCCCAAGAAATTCCTCCAAAACTATGGCATTTGGAGATAGTGAAATGTCCATTGTTGATAGAGTGGTGCCATGCACATGAAAGCAGCAAGTTGGCTAATATCAAGCAATTGATCCTCAACAAGAAGGGCTACTATCCATTTGGTTAA